A region of the Nocardia nova SH22a genome:
CGCGAGGTCGCCCGCCTGCAGAACCTGCACCACTCGACCATGCGCCAGCGTCTCGACTGGCTCGAACGCCAGCTCGGGTATCCCCCGCTCAGCAGCAGCGGATATGCCCGCGCGAGTACCACTTTGACGCTCTGGCGGATCGCGATGGCCGCCGAGCGACGTCAGCGAGCGGTGCCGACGCCGACCGCCGTTTGTCGGTGACCGGAGCGACATTCACGTCACGTTGGCGGCTGTGACCCACCTCATATCACCTGTTCACTGAATGCCGAAGGAGGTCTCATGACCCAGAGCACATTCTCTTTCGGCCCCGCCCCGGTACGGCCGCCCTACGATCCCGAGGTGGTCCCCGGACTCGCCGCGATCCGGGCCGCCACACCGCGCCTGCGCGAGGACACCCTCGAGCGGATGCGCGAGATCACGACGGGGGCCATCCCCGGGCGGGAACCGGCCGATCTCACGGCGGGCGGCCGCGTCCGCGTCGACGAACCGACCATCACGACAGCGACCGCCGAACTGCCGATCGTCGTACTCACACCCGCCGAAGGCCAGGGTCCGTGGCCGTTGATCTACTACCTGCACGGCGGCGGAATGGTCGCGGGCGGACGGCATCTGGGTCTCGACGACTTCGTCCCGTACGTGGCCGACGGCACCGCGGTCGTCGCGTCCATCGAATACCGGCTCGCGCCCGAACATCCGGATCCCGCGCCGGTCACGGACTGCTACGACGGCCTGCGCTGGTGCGCCGAGAACGCCGGGCGGCTGCGAATCGACCCGTCGCACATCGTGATCACCGGCACGAGCGCTGGAGGCGGGCTGGCCGCCGGTATCACGCTCATGTCGCGTGACATGGGCTTTCCGCAGGTGAGCCACCAGGTGCTCGTCTGTCCGATGCTCGACGACCGTTTCCGGACCCACAGCTCCCGCATGCTCGACGACGACGGGACCTGGGATCGCGACGGCAACCTGTACGGCTGGACCGCCCTGCTCGGCGAGCGGCGCGGCACCGAGGACGTGTCCTACTACGCCGCGCCCGCGCGAGCGCAGGACCTGTCCGGACTGCCTCGCACCTTCATCGATGTCGGCTCGGCGGAAGGCTTTCGTGACGAAGCCGTGGACTATGCGGCGGCGCTGAGCCGCGCCGGGGTCACCGTGGATCTGCACATGTGGGGCGGCGGCTTCCACGGCTTCGATCAGATCTCGCAGGCGGCCCTGGCTCAGGCCTCGTCCTCGACGCGCACGGAGTACTTCCGCCGCGCTCTGGAGCGTTGACCCCAGGCCGCGAATCCGGCTGTGCTGCCGACGAATTCGGTCGGCAGCACAGCGCGGCCACACGGACGGGGTCGAGAACGCGAAGGAGATCGGGCAGGGTGAGTTCGAACAGGGGGAATCTGCCGCTGGAGCTGACGAGTTTCGTGGGCCGCCGCGCCCAGGTGGGCACGGTCGAGAATCTGCTCGCGAACTCGCGCCTGGTGACGCTGACCGGAATCGGCGGAGTCGGCAAGTCCCGGCTGGCGCTGCGGGTCGCCGACCGGGTTCGGCGCGATTTCGGCGACGGCGTCTGGCTGGTCGAGCTGGGCGACACCCGGGATCCGGCGCTGCTGGGCGATGTCATCGCCACCACTCTGGGCCTGCGCAGCCGGGGAGCCGGATCGATAGTCGACGTGCTCACCGGATACCTGTCCGCACGCGACCTGCTGATCGTCCTGGACAACTGCGAGCACGTGATCGACGCGGTGACCACACTCACCGAAACCCTGCTGAAGGTGTGTCCGCGCGTGCGGTTCCTGGCGACCAGCCGCGAGGCGCTGAATGTCGGCGGCGAATCGGCATTCCCGGTGCCCCCGTTGACAATTCCCGACACCTCGATCGAGCCGGCCGCGAGAGGCGCCCGTACCGACGCGGTGGCGCTGTTCGCCGACCGGGCGGCCGCGGTGGTGCCCGATTTCGACATCACCGACGACAACCGGGCCGCCGTGGCCGGAATCTGCGCTCGCCTCGACGGACTTCCGCTGGCGATCGAACTCGCCGCGGCCCGGCTGCGCACGATGTCGCCCGGCCAGATTCTGTCCCGGCTCGACGACCGCTACGGCCTGCTCACCCGCGGACGGCGCGGCGCGCCGAAGCGGCAGCGGACCCTGGCCTGGTGCATCGGCTGGAGCCACGACCTGTGCACGCCGGACGAACAGCGGCTCTGGCACCGGCTGTCGGTCTTCGCGGGCGGTTTCGACCTCGACGCCGCCGAGCGGGTATACGGTGCGGACGCGGCGCCCGGCGAACTGCACGACTCGTTGTCCGCGCTGGTCGCGAAGTCGATCCTGATCCGCGAGGACGTCGACGGGACCGTCCGCTTCCGGATGCTCGAGACCGTCCGGGAATTCGGCAGGCACCAGGCCGAGGCCGACGGCGACCACATCGAATCCGCTCGGCGGCACCAGGATTGGTGTCTCGGACTCACGCTGCGGGCCACCGCGGAATGGATCGGGCCGCGGCAGCTCGAGTGGGTGACCAGGCTGGAACGAGAACTGCCGAATCTGCGTGCGGCACTGGAATTCGCGATCGGCGAATCGCATGCGGACGCGCTGCGGATGACGACCGCGCTCTATCACTTCTGG
Encoded here:
- a CDS encoding ATP-binding protein, with translation MSSNRGNLPLELTSFVGRRAQVGTVENLLANSRLVTLTGIGGVGKSRLALRVADRVRRDFGDGVWLVELGDTRDPALLGDVIATTLGLRSRGAGSIVDVLTGYLSARDLLIVLDNCEHVIDAVTTLTETLLKVCPRVRFLATSREALNVGGESAFPVPPLTIPDTSIEPAARGARTDAVALFADRAAAVVPDFDITDDNRAAVAGICARLDGLPLAIELAAARLRTMSPGQILSRLDDRYGLLTRGRRGAPKRQRTLAWCIGWSHDLCTPDEQRLWHRLSVFAGGFDLDAAERVYGADAAPGELHDSLSALVAKSILIREDVDGTVRFRMLETVREFGRHQAEADGDHIESARRHQDWCLGLTLRATAEWIGPRQLEWVTRLERELPNLRAALEFAIGESHADALRMTTALYHFWVLRGRPGEGRHWSARALAHVTTASAVEQARAPQAAGAMAALQGDIADAAATLTRLRQLAERTTDPVVGALLAHTRGSIGLMTGDADPDHAQDLMTGAIAVHEASGARGLQLDALISLGLSCVLLGDTSRAVEHFEQVLAITESAGETMLRSWALWAAGYVAWREGEPDRAEGLLADGIRSARLMADPLIAATCAETLAWVVAGRHRHHRAAVLMGAADSLASVVGSATFVFPALLAHHDACARDGRKALDPRTFEKGLREGAAMTFDAAVAFALDEPGDAAAAQGPGAALTKREREVSELVARGLTNKQIAARLVISHRTAEGHVEHIRTKLGFTSRAQIAAWAAARADP
- a CDS encoding alpha/beta hydrolase — protein: MTQSTFSFGPAPVRPPYDPEVVPGLAAIRAATPRLREDTLERMREITTGAIPGREPADLTAGGRVRVDEPTITTATAELPIVVLTPAEGQGPWPLIYYLHGGGMVAGGRHLGLDDFVPYVADGTAVVASIEYRLAPEHPDPAPVTDCYDGLRWCAENAGRLRIDPSHIVITGTSAGGGLAAGITLMSRDMGFPQVSHQVLVCPMLDDRFRTHSSRMLDDDGTWDRDGNLYGWTALLGERRGTEDVSYYAAPARAQDLSGLPRTFIDVGSAEGFRDEAVDYAAALSRAGVTVDLHMWGGGFHGFDQISQAALAQASSSTRTEYFRRALER